In the genome of Xanthomonas translucens pv. cerealis, one region contains:
- a CDS encoding T6SS effector BTH_I2691 family protein, with the protein MDDQKPSKAPPQSSPSPSGGWESPTVGFPGVGGDGKPLTDLPVVSVKPDDSSKDLCDACRMTGLAIMPVRYAVLPQDCIAYPVKDGRACSESIGQAGYSYGLRVLRQGMLYVFYESGPFGKNFWQAYAVAQNGEMRLQPSAQSAQPIVGGGLPPCKREGHDYRRTRFIVIPKPQQCCKVWIAFSNDPWTPATLDRYAGDTKQRADRMQCIEPASWVSSPTRQQDILPLSKADDLKMAMEYATFAQPVGDHPLFPYFRAPKPISTDSGDYRAAVLASNSTRYPWSLRNQRALGDGESDLSLKADFQTMKAASVKPGSKDPGTPMMLALWDPVGVAHELNGFRHDVVGHIARYYIERDMQVGAIEQFRSIELLLQQHAAVMAGKMRQASQDEARRQIEEGNEWAESSLQSDEQKIAADERALMERYRQGEIDWQAYKSGRSSSIARNQPFDEARQREIEYRYSFHDSLRVIDNPDRLAETERLALAWNRSQAQRDWNGKYRPLVDAIAIAAFEAKLQAFMDAAMALMERRSEVLGRWLKNDLFLTVLEDYDQEDLPSGIAFGDVITDAIDGLTIDTQGRKLIEAFIADIAAEERGSLVWRVMALNQRDARPELQNYLRSAEQKKDTPMASIGAAWGAFTAGAAQLKKLVGHYKDMSELSQKTEAKAPWEKALKNTGADRFAVTVGTYMLKRLRLQDYGETVGSAMVTHLLSTRAFMSELESQNLINLRAKLEPAYARFFKEKLEQYRQDPATRNGAMALALADAERNKELGTRVLRAAWAQASDKAKSAIRLAAIAGSLELVNFLNILVKSDKGSKDYAQLLSSGISMSSTYMLAANKVTEELYDKLYNGSSRSVANTKALGKLLGGTASGVSLLLDYSAIDEYVGNRNALALAYVIKAFADFSASASQLLTALSHSAPVVQRAFGGQRAVVFFNGLEDYLVKEGGKKAALKAGSGLSVRLLGKAMLRLGTWQVTLVLIGVDALIWYLTPDELEKWCEQNYFGIVRAPGAFGFGGSDPKFKTGKEQSEAFDKAVGAMGIAAPAASNKSDPH; encoded by the coding sequence ATGGATGACCAGAAGCCCAGCAAAGCGCCGCCGCAGAGCTCGCCGTCCCCAAGCGGCGGTTGGGAAAGCCCGACGGTGGGTTTCCCTGGCGTTGGCGGTGACGGCAAGCCACTAACAGACCTGCCCGTCGTTTCTGTCAAGCCAGATGACAGCTCCAAGGACCTTTGCGACGCCTGTCGCATGACGGGGCTGGCGATCATGCCGGTTCGCTATGCCGTGCTTCCTCAAGATTGCATTGCGTATCCCGTCAAAGATGGGCGTGCATGTAGTGAGAGCATCGGTCAGGCGGGCTATTCCTATGGGCTGCGAGTGCTGCGGCAGGGCATGCTGTATGTGTTCTACGAGAGCGGGCCTTTTGGCAAAAATTTTTGGCAGGCTTATGCAGTCGCGCAGAATGGCGAGATGCGTCTTCAGCCCTCCGCACAAAGCGCGCAACCGATAGTCGGGGGCGGTTTACCTCCCTGTAAGCGGGAAGGACACGACTATCGTCGCACCCGTTTCATTGTTATTCCAAAGCCCCAGCAGTGCTGCAAGGTGTGGATCGCCTTTTCTAATGATCCTTGGACACCTGCAACCCTCGATAGGTATGCGGGGGACACTAAGCAGCGTGCGGATCGCATGCAGTGTATTGAACCGGCCTCCTGGGTGAGCTCGCCGACACGGCAGCAGGACATTCTTCCGCTATCGAAGGCGGACGACCTGAAGATGGCAATGGAGTACGCCACCTTCGCTCAACCGGTAGGGGATCATCCGCTCTTTCCCTACTTCCGGGCGCCTAAGCCCATCAGTACAGACAGCGGCGACTATAGGGCCGCCGTACTAGCCAGCAACTCGACGCGCTACCCTTGGTCGTTGCGCAATCAACGTGCGCTAGGGGATGGGGAATCGGATCTGTCCTTGAAGGCGGATTTCCAGACGATGAAAGCTGCCAGTGTCAAGCCAGGCAGCAAAGACCCCGGCACGCCAATGATGCTTGCCCTTTGGGACCCTGTCGGCGTCGCACACGAACTCAATGGCTTTCGCCACGATGTCGTCGGGCATATCGCACGTTATTACATCGAGCGAGACATGCAAGTCGGCGCGATCGAGCAGTTTCGCTCGATCGAGTTGCTGTTGCAGCAACATGCCGCTGTCATGGCTGGAAAAATGCGCCAGGCGAGTCAAGATGAGGCACGGCGTCAAATCGAAGAGGGGAACGAATGGGCCGAGAGTAGCCTGCAAAGCGACGAGCAGAAGATCGCGGCTGATGAGCGCGCGTTGATGGAACGCTACCGGCAAGGTGAGATCGATTGGCAGGCCTACAAATCTGGAAGAAGCAGCAGCATCGCGCGTAATCAGCCGTTCGATGAGGCGCGGCAACGCGAGATCGAGTACCGCTACTCGTTCCACGATAGTCTTCGAGTGATAGATAACCCGGATCGTCTGGCCGAAACAGAGCGGCTGGCCTTGGCTTGGAATCGGAGCCAGGCGCAACGCGACTGGAATGGGAAGTACAGACCGCTCGTCGACGCGATTGCCATCGCGGCCTTCGAGGCCAAGCTGCAGGCATTCATGGACGCTGCCATGGCGTTGATGGAGCGGCGCTCCGAGGTCCTGGGGCGTTGGTTGAAGAACGATCTGTTCCTGACGGTGTTGGAGGACTACGATCAAGAAGATCTGCCGTCCGGCATTGCGTTCGGAGACGTTATTACCGATGCGATCGATGGCCTGACCATTGATACGCAGGGCAGGAAATTGATCGAAGCCTTCATCGCCGACATTGCGGCAGAAGAGCGCGGTTCGTTGGTCTGGCGCGTGATGGCGCTTAATCAGCGCGATGCACGCCCCGAGCTCCAGAATTACTTGCGTAGCGCTGAGCAGAAGAAAGACACCCCAATGGCATCAATCGGGGCTGCGTGGGGCGCTTTCACGGCCGGCGCTGCGCAGCTGAAGAAGCTGGTGGGCCACTATAAGGACATGTCCGAGCTTAGCCAGAAGACCGAGGCGAAGGCGCCCTGGGAGAAGGCGTTGAAGAATACTGGGGCCGATCGGTTCGCGGTGACTGTCGGTACCTACATGCTCAAGCGGCTGCGCCTGCAGGATTACGGTGAAACCGTGGGCAGCGCCATGGTGACGCATCTCCTCAGCACCCGCGCATTCATGTCCGAGCTGGAATCCCAGAATCTCATCAATCTTCGCGCCAAACTCGAGCCGGCTTACGCCCGTTTTTTTAAAGAAAAACTGGAGCAATACCGGCAGGACCCTGCCACTCGCAATGGCGCCATGGCGCTGGCGCTGGCCGATGCCGAGCGCAACAAGGAACTGGGAACTCGTGTGCTACGTGCTGCCTGGGCGCAGGCTTCTGACAAGGCCAAGTCTGCGATCCGGCTGGCAGCGATCGCCGGGTCACTGGAATTGGTCAACTTCCTGAATATTTTGGTTAAAAGCGACAAAGGTAGCAAGGATTACGCGCAGTTGCTTTCGTCGGGCATTTCAATGTCCTCGACATATATGCTGGCTGCTAACAAAGTGACGGAGGAGTTATATGACAAGCTTTACAATGGAAGCAGCCGGAGTGTGGCGAACACTAAGGCATTGGGCAAACTTTTAGGTGGTACGGCGAGTGGGGTCTCCTTATTGTTGGATTACTCTGCGATCGACGAGTACGTTGGCAATAGAAACGCGCTCGCGTTGGCATATGTTATTAAAGCTTTTGCCGACTTCTCAGCTAGTGCTTCTCAGCTTCTCACGGCGCTTTCACATTCCGCGCCAGTGGTGCAGCGAGCTTTTGGTGGTCAGCGAGCCGTGGTTTTCTTTAATGGACTTGAAGACTACTTAGTAAAGGAAGGTGGGAAGAAGGCGGCATTAAAAGCCGGCAGCGGGCTAAGCGTGCGATTGTTGGGAAAGGCAATGCTGCGCCTGGGTACTTGGCAGGTTACATTGGTCTTGATAGGCGTCGATGCGCTGATATGGTATCTGACGCCGGATGAGCTGGAAAAATGGTGCGAGCAGAACTATTTCGGCATCGTGCGTGCGCCTGGTGCGTTCGGCTTTGGTGGAAGCGATCCGAAGTTCAAGACAGGCAAAGAGCAGTCGGAGGCGTTCGATAAGGCCGTAGGCGCTATGGGTATTGCTGCACCAGCAGCATCTAATAAATCGGATCCACATTGA
- a CDS encoding putative type VI secretion system effector: MQNVDISAAPRLLRGKLSAVKTSRTTIDFFFGQSDERLMEGTAVAAAAMGLSGAAAAMTGAALDETKEDVLRVEFTIDGERIEGVFWSFPFQEGDELEAVVEPTQQGWIAFAVARPCDRIVAIYPYAWAGTIAHYKRSFSVAWKVILAIVFFGTATMVLLTLLDWKEKSPEIIKMIFLGGGCFSLILAVIAFNLSRRLLPFSEMADRIFATLKLDAPKWVNLRQSTLRNRTPEDPPELGDQYFRY; this comes from the coding sequence ATGCAAAACGTAGACATAAGCGCTGCTCCGCGTTTGTTGCGCGGCAAGTTGAGTGCCGTGAAAACAAGTCGCACCACGATCGACTTTTTTTTTGGTCAATCCGATGAGCGGCTGATGGAGGGCACAGCGGTGGCTGCTGCCGCCATGGGCCTGAGCGGCGCGGCTGCGGCTATGACTGGCGCCGCCTTGGACGAAACCAAGGAGGATGTGCTCAGGGTGGAGTTCACTATCGATGGGGAGCGTATAGAGGGCGTTTTTTGGTCGTTCCCCTTCCAGGAAGGAGATGAATTGGAGGCCGTGGTTGAGCCCACACAGCAAGGTTGGATAGCCTTTGCTGTGGCCCGTCCATGTGACCGTATTGTTGCAATCTATCCTTATGCTTGGGCCGGTACGATTGCCCACTACAAGCGCTCGTTCTCCGTTGCATGGAAAGTGATACTGGCGATAGTTTTTTTTGGTACAGCGACCATGGTGTTGTTGACACTTTTAGATTGGAAGGAAAAGTCGCCGGAAATTATAAAGATGATTTTTCTCGGTGGAGGTTGCTTTTCACTGATACTGGCGGTTATTGCATTTAATCTTTCAAGACGATTGTTGCCTTTCTCTGAAATGGCGGACCGGATTTTTGCGACCCTAAAGCTGGACGCGCCTAAATGGGTTAACCTCCGCCAGTCAACTCTGAGAAATCGTACGCCCGAAGATCCGCCCGAATTGGGCGACCAATATTTCCGCTATTGA
- a CDS encoding phospholipase effector Tle1 domain-containing protein has translation MSQVRKESKDADQKHAFLDRAKVQAEQRCPACQQVLWLSFFFDGFGYSDKSGPASNIAKLYAALIDDVDKGARRFYYPGLGAEFDPENAALAAALGDKAGKEIEDKVISAPKDTAKGAVTDAWKESERLRDKSYANRAAWTIDRVKKQAKQIVKTAQKPVTTVAKEGWKKLRKEWRGLWKDVVRHPWRAAKDAGAAVAKNTAGYGAESVGLIRDSTLGAALFNTGVDTRLKSAETDFKAAFALAKAKLPVHRVNVAIFGYDMGGGIALAFSKLLIDDICASGRYQAVEVKIRFMGLFDCVTNRYDDNLLTGFIPLSNKVSSEMKLLPEVERCVHYAAAHELRFYKPLTIIGGTASATGNRQELLFPGSQVDVGGGAEAEEAGVLDGLARYPVEMMYNRAYGAGIPMPSLTELRGLNPALHSQLTSTPEIDEFQRKYRRAVTALVEDVKEISPAVIRLNLPYVCTYTKPGQRTAEQESQCYVPPEQLVVRTLPKDIQGQMKGHIIIYIQWLRMWYEQFAKTANEQTGSWLLGAPKYPAAKGRYDKLAAELRYLERNARSVDTFNMEQAKKQIDGEVASNIFVTDPQGQALYWIWNNPGKRLPEVEALYGGFLKYVHDSMAESSLEGAYGSFAASKHYMNRRPMQKIETKPDKSFLGDLWESYKSLYK, from the coding sequence GTGAGTCAAGTGAGAAAGGAAAGTAAAGATGCAGACCAAAAGCACGCATTTCTTGATCGCGCAAAAGTCCAGGCTGAACAGAGATGTCCGGCCTGTCAGCAGGTGCTTTGGTTAAGTTTTTTCTTTGATGGTTTCGGATATAGCGATAAATCCGGACCGGCAAGCAATATAGCTAAGTTATACGCCGCTTTAATAGATGATGTTGACAAAGGTGCACGTCGCTTTTACTACCCTGGTCTTGGCGCAGAGTTCGATCCAGAGAACGCCGCACTTGCAGCCGCCCTGGGCGATAAGGCCGGCAAGGAGATCGAGGATAAGGTCATCTCCGCACCGAAGGATACCGCCAAGGGCGCGGTGACGGATGCCTGGAAGGAAAGCGAACGGCTGCGTGACAAGTCCTACGCGAATCGTGCGGCCTGGACGATAGATCGCGTCAAGAAGCAAGCGAAGCAGATCGTCAAGACGGCCCAGAAGCCCGTTACCACTGTAGCTAAGGAAGGCTGGAAAAAATTGCGCAAGGAATGGCGTGGGCTCTGGAAGGACGTAGTCAGGCACCCGTGGCGCGCAGCCAAGGATGCTGGCGCGGCCGTGGCCAAGAATACCGCTGGCTATGGAGCCGAAAGCGTCGGACTGATCCGCGACTCGACCCTCGGTGCGGCGCTGTTCAACACAGGCGTGGATACGCGCCTGAAGTCGGCCGAGACCGATTTCAAGGCCGCGTTCGCACTGGCCAAGGCCAAGCTGCCGGTGCACAGGGTCAACGTGGCGATCTTTGGCTACGACATGGGCGGCGGGATCGCGCTTGCGTTCAGCAAGCTGCTGATCGACGACATTTGCGCGAGTGGTCGCTACCAAGCGGTCGAGGTCAAGATCCGCTTTATGGGCCTGTTCGATTGCGTGACGAACCGCTACGACGACAACCTGCTGACCGGATTCATCCCGCTCAGTAACAAGGTGTCGTCGGAGATGAAGTTGCTGCCCGAGGTCGAACGCTGCGTGCATTATGCGGCGGCGCATGAACTGCGCTTCTATAAGCCATTGACGATTATCGGAGGTACTGCCAGCGCCACGGGCAACCGGCAGGAGCTGCTTTTTCCCGGTAGCCAGGTGGATGTGGGGGGAGGTGCCGAAGCCGAGGAAGCGGGTGTGCTGGATGGACTTGCACGTTACCCGGTAGAGATGATGTACAACCGGGCTTACGGAGCTGGCATTCCGATGCCTAGTTTGACAGAGTTGAGAGGACTTAACCCGGCGCTGCATTCGCAACTGACATCGACTCCTGAAATTGACGAATTCCAGCGCAAATACAGACGAGCCGTTACTGCGCTTGTGGAGGATGTAAAAGAAATCAGCCCAGCGGTAATTCGCTTGAATCTGCCATACGTCTGCACCTACACCAAGCCCGGCCAACGCACCGCCGAGCAGGAAAGCCAGTGCTACGTGCCGCCGGAGCAGCTGGTGGTGCGCACGCTGCCCAAGGACATTCAGGGGCAGATGAAGGGACATATAATTATCTACATCCAGTGGCTGCGGATGTGGTACGAACAGTTCGCAAAGACCGCCAACGAGCAGACAGGCTCCTGGTTGTTGGGTGCCCCGAAATATCCCGCCGCCAAAGGCCGGTACGACAAGCTCGCGGCCGAACTGAGGTACCTTGAACGCAACGCGCGTTCGGTCGATACCTTTAATATGGAACAGGCAAAGAAACAGATCGACGGAGAGGTCGCCTCCAATATCTTTGTCACCGATCCGCAAGGCCAAGCGCTTTATTGGATATGGAACAACCCAGGTAAGCGACTGCCAGAGGTCGAGGCGCTGTATGGTGGATTTCTTAAATATGTACACGACAGCATGGCAGAGAGCAGCCTTGAGGGTGCGTACGGTTCGTTCGCGGCATCCAAGCATTATATGAACCGCCGTCCGATGCAGAAGATTGAGACCAAGCCCGACAAGAGTTTCTTGGGGGATTTATGGGAATCCTATAAAAGCCTCTACAAATAG
- a CDS encoding DUF4123 domain-containing protein, producing the protein MNPLLIERHVVGMWPCEPIVPLELKGQGHLFPYLLRLGEMSIDEKLRALDATVAYGQAHDKEPFSALIGTAAKAGRVRGHLARMMVRRVEGEKMLFRFYDPRVWSCLQWILSASQLDALLGPIDVWTTRDATGDTWTQSQSMQSAESEFAMDLSQLSAVASLGSVNKVLKRLREEEVHVGGSLPLSKRVYTEIENARAAGLVNADDQEAFAFLSMSISPRIHDRPEFQDLMHLARKEPGAYRSLVFEVDEQKIQQYATELEHQGAWQNG; encoded by the coding sequence ATGAACCCGCTGCTGATTGAACGGCACGTTGTTGGGATGTGGCCCTGTGAACCCATCGTACCGCTTGAATTGAAGGGGCAGGGGCACCTTTTTCCGTATCTTTTACGGCTGGGAGAAATGTCTATAGATGAGAAGCTTCGCGCCTTAGACGCCACGGTGGCCTACGGGCAAGCACACGATAAAGAGCCATTTTCTGCTCTTATCGGTACTGCCGCTAAAGCCGGGCGGGTGCGCGGCCATCTTGCGAGGATGATGGTTCGACGCGTCGAGGGCGAAAAGATGCTGTTTAGATTTTACGACCCCCGCGTTTGGTCATGCCTGCAGTGGATTCTTTCTGCCTCGCAATTGGATGCACTGCTTGGTCCAATTGACGTGTGGACAACGCGCGACGCAACTGGAGACACATGGACACAGTCCCAGAGCATGCAATCAGCGGAGAGTGAATTCGCGATGGACTTGTCGCAGTTATCCGCAGTGGCGTCGCTGGGATCGGTCAATAAAGTACTTAAACGACTTCGGGAAGAAGAGGTTCATGTGGGCGGAAGCCTTCCGTTGTCCAAACGCGTGTATACCGAAATAGAAAATGCGAGAGCGGCAGGGCTCGTGAACGCGGATGACCAAGAGGCTTTCGCATTTTTGTCAATGTCGATATCTCCACGGATACACGATCGTCCGGAGTTTCAGGATTTGATGCACTTGGCGCGGAAAGAGCCCGGTGCTTACCGTAGCCTGGTTTTCGAAGTGGATGAGCAGAAGATTCAGCAATACGC
- a CDS encoding type VI secretion system Vgr family protein, with product MGPIYCSAVSARSPAGAEATPLGDIDAADVDTAGPYAWQDSTRGQRRAQQQLDAQQVAAQTIEGQGTWRQLAPGTRFALSQHGGVAADAAFLCLQVRHQARNNLGADVFDALEQSLGAVAVAGAPLPPALAGLSGGDAPPQDDAEVEFYRNHFTALPATATYRPQTEDGHGLRLHPKPTVSGTLSAIVVSDGDPVQSDRDHRIKVQFPFQRGADASSALAHPAGEDNAPGSASAWTWVRVMTPWAGDNWGGVVLPRKGQEVLVGFLEGDIDRPVVIGSVYNGRGQDDAAHNQVGGGGAGATGNAPAWFQGNAHGAVFTGFKSQALAQSQDGAGGYQQLRLDDTPGQGRAQLSTTQHASTLTLGHLKGGRDNLREGERGFGADLSTQAYGAVRAGQGLLLSSEPGQQQLAASQALSQLEQGEQLLQALADAARQQQAQLPNEAATLPAQDGLKTLQASLKATQSGSAASQLQGGDGQAPGWSRPALLGSGSAGVMSLTPADQVWVSGTQTALLAGTALNWASQAQLVLAVAGGLVLYTQGSDPVAGSPNQERGIALHAAQGTLSARAHRNHAKLAAKTQVRIVSTTADVQLAAPTKHLLATAAGAYIKLDGDDIELGAPGTIEFKGGHRVWTGPQGGSVSTEIPKGNFKGCEQQLTQGAARHDAVVNVD from the coding sequence ATGGGGCCAATATATTGCAGTGCCGTCAGCGCTCGCAGCCCGGCCGGCGCCGAAGCCACGCCGCTGGGCGACATCGACGCCGCTGACGTGGACACCGCCGGCCCGTACGCCTGGCAGGACAGCACGCGCGGCCAGCGCCGCGCGCAGCAGCAGCTCGATGCGCAGCAGGTGGCGGCGCAGACCATCGAGGGCCAGGGAACCTGGCGGCAACTGGCGCCGGGCACGCGCTTCGCGCTGAGCCAGCATGGGGGCGTGGCGGCCGATGCGGCGTTCCTGTGCCTGCAGGTGCGGCACCAGGCGCGCAACAACCTGGGCGCGGACGTATTCGACGCGCTGGAGCAGTCGCTGGGCGCGGTGGCGGTGGCCGGCGCGCCGCTGCCGCCGGCGCTGGCAGGCCTGAGCGGCGGCGATGCGCCGCCGCAAGACGACGCTGAAGTGGAGTTCTATCGCAACCACTTCACCGCGTTGCCGGCCACGGCGACGTACCGGCCGCAGACCGAGGACGGCCATGGCCTGCGCCTGCATCCCAAGCCGACGGTGAGCGGCACGCTGAGCGCGATCGTGGTCAGCGACGGCGACCCGGTGCAGTCCGACCGCGACCACCGGATCAAGGTGCAGTTCCCGTTCCAGCGCGGGGCCGACGCCAGCAGCGCGCTGGCGCACCCGGCCGGCGAGGACAACGCGCCGGGCAGCGCCTCGGCGTGGACCTGGGTGCGGGTGATGACGCCGTGGGCCGGGGACAACTGGGGTGGCGTGGTGCTGCCGCGCAAGGGCCAGGAAGTGCTGGTGGGGTTCCTGGAAGGGGACATCGACCGGCCGGTGGTGATCGGCAGCGTGTACAACGGGCGCGGCCAGGACGACGCGGCGCACAACCAGGTCGGCGGCGGCGGGGCCGGGGCCACCGGCAATGCGCCGGCGTGGTTCCAGGGCAACGCGCACGGCGCGGTGTTCACCGGGTTCAAGAGCCAGGCGCTGGCGCAGAGCCAGGACGGCGCCGGCGGCTACCAGCAGCTGCGGCTGGACGACACGCCCGGCCAGGGCCGCGCGCAGCTGTCGACCACCCAGCACGCCAGCACCTTGACCCTGGGCCACCTGAAGGGCGGCCGCGACAACCTGCGCGAAGGCGAGCGCGGGTTCGGGGCGGACCTGTCCACGCAGGCGTACGGCGCGGTGCGCGCCGGCCAGGGCCTGCTGCTGAGCAGCGAGCCGGGCCAGCAGCAGCTGGCGGCCAGCCAGGCGCTGTCGCAGCTGGAACAGGGCGAACAGCTGCTGCAGGCGCTGGCCGATGCGGCCCGGCAGCAGCAGGCGCAGTTGCCGAACGAGGCGGCCACGCTGCCGGCGCAGGACGGGCTCAAGACGCTGCAGGCCAGCCTCAAGGCGACCCAGAGCGGCAGCGCCGCCAGCCAGCTCCAGGGCGGCGACGGCCAGGCGCCGGGCTGGAGCCGCCCGGCGCTGCTGGGCAGCGGCAGCGCGGGCGTGATGAGCCTGACCCCGGCCGACCAGGTGTGGGTGTCGGGGACGCAGACCGCGCTGCTGGCCGGCACCGCATTGAACTGGGCCAGTCAGGCGCAGCTGGTGCTGGCGGTGGCCGGGGGTCTGGTGCTGTACACCCAGGGCAGCGACCCGGTCGCCGGCAGCCCCAACCAGGAACGCGGCATCGCCCTGCACGCCGCGCAAGGCACGCTCAGCGCCCGCGCGCACAGGAACCACGCCAAGCTCGCAGCCAAGACCCAGGTCAGGATCGTCAGCACCACCGCCGACGTCCAGCTCGCCGCGCCGACCAAGCACCTGCTGGCCACGGCGGCCGGCGCCTACATCAAGCTGGACGGCGACGACATCGAACTGGGCGCGCCGGGGACGATCGAGTTCAAGGGCGGACATCGGGTGTGGACGGGGCCGCAGGGTGGTAGCGTTTCGACTGAAATCCCGAAAGGCAATTTCAAGGGCTGTGAGCAGCAACTGACACAAGGCGCCGCCCGACACGACGCTGTTGTAAACGTGGACTAA
- a CDS encoding putative type VI secretion system effector, translating to MQNVDISAAPRLLRGKLSAVKISHTTIDFFFGQSDDRLMEGTAVAAAAMGLSGAAAAMTGAALDETKEDVLRVDFTVGDERMEGVFWAFPFQEGDDLEVVAEPAREGWTAFAAARPRDRVIVIYPYAWAGTIAHYKRSFSVAWKVILALAVLSGGVMVLLTLLDWKEKSPEVIKMIFLAEGCFSLILSVIAFNLSRRLLPFSKMADQIFAALRLDAPKWVNLRQSTLRNRTPEDPPELGDQYFRY from the coding sequence GTGCAAAATGTAGACATAAGCGCTGCCCCTCGTTTACTGCGCGGCAAGTTGAGCGCCGTGAAAATTAGTCACACCACGATCGACTTTTTTTTTGGTCAATCCGATGACCGGCTGATGGAGGGCACGGCAGTGGCTGCTGCCGCCATGGGCCTGAGCGGGGCAGCTGCAGCCATGACTGGAGCTGCTTTGGACGAGACCAAAGAAGATGTACTCAGGGTGGACTTTACTGTCGGTGACGAACGGATGGAGGGCGTATTCTGGGCATTCCCCTTTCAGGAAGGGGATGATCTGGAGGTCGTTGCTGAACCTGCGCGGGAGGGTTGGACAGCTTTTGCTGCTGCCCGCCCCCGTGATCGTGTCATTGTAATTTATCCTTACGCCTGGGCCGGTACAATTGCTCACTATAAGCGATCGTTTTCCGTTGCCTGGAAAGTGATATTGGCGCTAGCGGTGTTGAGCGGCGGGGTAATGGTCTTGCTAACGCTTTTAGATTGGAAGGAAAAATCGCCTGAAGTTATCAAGATGATTTTTCTTGCAGAAGGCTGCTTTTCCCTAATATTGTCGGTTATCGCGTTTAACCTGTCGAGGCGTTTATTGCCTTTTTCTAAGATGGCTGATCAGATTTTTGCCGCCTTAAGATTGGATGCGCCTAAATGGGTTAACCTCCGCCAGTCAACTTTGAGAAATCGTACACCCGAAGATCCGCCCGAATTGGGCGACCAATACTTCCGCTATTGA
- a CDS encoding DUF4123 domain-containing protein translates to MLSERDKQVEALSEKLHCIARSAGVSRCCVLMQSSAQISEGAAKLQQALDNSRNEVVPVNLAPMPKSDWPYLVVLDIAKGHDAWISALAMEAAQREVQWESLQSGRPNQVCAWILGERDPRELSRRIAKNAIQRNPQRKRRWLRFYDPCVIDLYWDLLTPTQRLLSDQEMGSWLYVDRYVELRALSAPEASGQMTGATLSNEQWDGLEYVGSINQSWIRLGKEGVIPEFAQLTSARRTMVATVPALGIDDSIDLDLFAYHAIKYGPGFHADTSVQQVLRRLSAEEGYAYLMQGFSEEHWADIRDRRSISLITVNKNGR, encoded by the coding sequence ATGCTGTCCGAGCGTGATAAACAAGTGGAAGCGCTTTCGGAGAAGCTGCATTGCATTGCGCGCAGTGCCGGTGTTTCTCGATGCTGTGTCTTGATGCAATCGAGTGCGCAGATATCTGAGGGCGCGGCGAAGTTGCAGCAAGCCCTTGACAATTCGCGGAACGAAGTGGTGCCAGTCAATCTTGCACCCATGCCGAAGAGCGATTGGCCGTATCTTGTGGTTTTGGATATAGCCAAGGGGCACGATGCTTGGATATCTGCACTAGCGATGGAGGCAGCGCAGCGCGAAGTTCAATGGGAATCGCTACAGTCGGGGCGCCCGAATCAGGTATGTGCATGGATCCTTGGCGAGCGTGATCCGCGAGAGTTGTCACGCCGAATCGCGAAAAACGCAATTCAAAGAAATCCTCAGCGGAAGCGCAGGTGGCTGCGGTTCTACGATCCTTGCGTTATCGACTTGTATTGGGACCTGCTTACTCCGACGCAAAGGCTGCTCTCGGATCAAGAAATGGGATCATGGTTGTATGTCGATCGATATGTGGAATTGCGAGCTCTGTCTGCCCCAGAAGCATCTGGACAAATGACTGGTGCAACTCTGTCGAACGAGCAATGGGATGGTTTGGAATACGTTGGGTCAATTAATCAGTCCTGGATACGTCTTGGAAAAGAAGGCGTGATCCCTGAGTTCGCTCAGCTGACTAGCGCACGGCGAACGATGGTCGCAACCGTGCCAGCTCTCGGTATTGATGACAGCATCGACCTCGACCTTTTTGCCTATCACGCAATAAAATATGGCCCAGGCTTCCATGCGGATACCAGCGTCCAGCAGGTCCTGCGTCGGCTAAGCGCTGAAGAAGGGTATGCTTATTTAATGCAGGGTTTCAGCGAAGAACACTGGGCGGATATTCGAGATCGGCGTTCGATTTCGTTAATCACGGTTAATAAAAATGGAAGGTGA